The Streptomyces sp. NBC_01197 genome window below encodes:
- a CDS encoding sigma-70 family RNA polymerase sigma factor: MDLVTELSPLLAAEAAAEAAAAGVDPADLEQAVWVRLLEQTPAEPRRWVRSAVRAEARRARRRARRELPYAVEPYADPEARPERAVLAAERRRAVRAAVSRTPGRCPRLLTAMLSPADPTYREIAGELGMSQGSLGPVRSRCLGCLRRMLTAEVAGGDRWGKER, translated from the coding sequence ATGGATCTCGTCACCGAACTGAGCCCGCTGCTCGCGGCCGAGGCGGCAGCCGAAGCCGCCGCGGCCGGAGTGGACCCCGCCGATCTCGAACAGGCCGTCTGGGTAAGGCTGCTGGAACAGACCCCCGCCGAACCCCGGCGCTGGGTCCGTTCCGCCGTACGGGCCGAGGCGCGCCGGGCGCGGCGGCGGGCCAGGCGGGAACTGCCGTACGCCGTCGAGCCGTACGCGGACCCCGAGGCCCGGCCCGAGCGCGCCGTGCTCGCCGCCGAGCGGCGCCGCGCGGTGCGGGCGGCCGTGAGCCGGACGCCCGGGCGCTGCCCCCGGCTGCTCACCGCGATGCTTTCGCCCGCAGACCCCACCTACCGGGAGATCGCAGGGGAGTTGGGTATGTCACAGGGGAGTCTTGGGCCGGTTCGTTCCCGATGTCTTGGATGTCTGCGGAGAATGCTGACGGCGGAGGTTGCGGGCGGGGACCGATGGGGAAAGGAGCGTTAG
- a CDS encoding GNAT family N-acetyltransferase, translating into MGMSVTISAATAQDAEQILKLQYLCYQSEAELYGDYSIEPLTQTLDALRAELAGGHGLVARLGDEVVASVRGGVDASGTARIAKLIVHPRMQRHGIGGRLLTAIEGKFAADPAARRFQLFTGHRSEGNLRLYRSHGYVPVSTERTGAVPVVTLEKEAGAGAYVKSA; encoded by the coding sequence ATGGGCATGAGCGTGACCATCTCAGCGGCGACCGCGCAGGACGCCGAGCAGATTCTGAAACTCCAGTACCTGTGTTACCAGAGCGAGGCCGAGCTCTACGGCGACTACTCCATCGAGCCGCTCACCCAGACCCTCGACGCGCTGCGGGCCGAACTCGCCGGAGGCCACGGGCTGGTGGCGCGCCTGGGTGACGAGGTGGTGGCCTCGGTACGCGGCGGGGTGGACGCGTCGGGCACGGCCCGGATAGCCAAGCTGATCGTCCATCCGAGGATGCAGCGGCACGGCATCGGCGGCCGGCTGCTCACCGCCATCGAGGGCAAGTTCGCGGCTGACCCGGCCGCCCGGCGCTTCCAGCTGTTCACCGGCCACCGGAGCGAGGGCAATCTGCGGTTGTACCGCAGCCACGGATACGTACCGGTCTCGACCGAGCGCACCGGCGCGGTTCCGGTGGTGACGCTGGAGAAGGAGGCCGGGGCCGGCGCGTATGTGAAGAGCGCCTGA
- a CDS encoding methionine ABC transporter permease, translated as MNWSEMQPLLSQGTSDTLYMVLWATLVTVLVGLPLGVLLVLTDKGGLLQNRPVNKVVGVIVNIGRSLPFIILLIALIPFTTFVVGTFIGPTAMIVPLAIGAIPFFARLVETAVREVDHGLVEAVQSMGGSVPTIVRKVLLPQALPSLVSAVTTTVIVLIGYSAMAGAVGGEGLGSKAITYGYQRFENSFMIATVIVLVVIVTVIQLIGDGAVRLLARRGRTSA; from the coding sequence GTGAACTGGTCCGAGATGCAGCCGCTGCTCTCCCAGGGCACCAGCGACACCCTCTACATGGTCCTGTGGGCCACCCTCGTGACGGTCCTCGTCGGACTGCCGCTCGGGGTGCTCCTCGTCCTCACCGACAAGGGCGGGCTGCTCCAGAACCGACCGGTGAACAAGGTCGTCGGCGTGATCGTGAACATCGGACGCTCGCTTCCTTTCATCATCCTGCTGATCGCGCTGATCCCCTTCACCACCTTCGTCGTCGGCACGTTCATCGGCCCCACCGCGATGATCGTCCCGCTGGCGATCGGCGCCATCCCCTTCTTCGCCCGGCTCGTCGAAACGGCCGTACGCGAGGTCGACCACGGCCTGGTCGAGGCGGTCCAGTCGATGGGCGGCAGTGTCCCGACCATCGTCAGGAAGGTGTTGCTGCCGCAGGCGCTGCCGTCCCTGGTCTCGGCGGTCACCACCACCGTCATCGTGCTCATCGGGTACTCGGCGATGGCCGGCGCGGTCGGCGGCGAGGGGCTCGGGTCCAAGGCGATCACCTACGGATACCAGCGCTTCGAGAACAGCTTCATGATCGCGACCGTGATCGTGCTGGTGGTGATCGTCACCGTGATCCAGCTGATCGGCGACGGAGCCGTACGCCTGCTGGCACGCCGGGGGCGCACCTCCGCATAG
- a CDS encoding glycerophosphodiester phosphodiesterase, with translation MSQDGQTGPGRRTLLGAAVLGTAALGLSGTANAAAPGPGHGASYKDLPVPTVIGHRGTAGYRPEHTLGSYQHALDLGADIIEQDLVPTRDGHLVCRHENDISATTDVSAHPRFADRRTTKSVDGTAVTGWFTEDFTLAELRTLRAKERIPANRQHNTLYDGRWPVPTFEEVLRWAEQKGRERGRPVWLYTETKHPTYFRGLGLGLEERLVALLRKYGRDRRGSPQFVQSFEPGSIQRLARLAGTPGIVLLSDPASRPWDFVRSGDPRTVADLQTPAGLEWIASYAQGIGPTLDSVIPKDQDGRLTEPTTLVRDAHAQGLLLHPYTMRNENTFLPADFRRGTDPNAYGDAFGAFRAYFATGIDGVFSDNADTALLAAADHRGR, from the coding sequence ATGTCACAAGACGGACAGACAGGACCCGGACGGCGCACACTGCTCGGCGCGGCGGTGCTCGGCACGGCCGCGCTTGGGCTCTCCGGTACGGCGAACGCCGCAGCGCCGGGCCCCGGCCACGGCGCCTCATACAAGGACCTGCCCGTGCCCACGGTCATCGGTCACCGCGGGACGGCGGGCTACCGCCCCGAGCACACGCTCGGTTCGTACCAGCACGCTCTCGACCTCGGCGCCGACATCATCGAGCAGGACCTGGTGCCCACCAGGGACGGGCACCTCGTCTGCCGTCATGAGAACGACATCTCCGCGACCACGGACGTCTCGGCGCACCCGCGGTTCGCGGACCGCAGGACCACGAAGTCGGTCGACGGGACGGCGGTCACCGGATGGTTCACCGAGGACTTCACCCTCGCCGAACTCCGGACGCTGCGGGCCAAGGAGCGCATTCCGGCCAATCGCCAGCACAACACGCTCTACGACGGCCGCTGGCCGGTCCCCACCTTCGAAGAGGTGCTGCGCTGGGCGGAGCAGAAGGGCCGCGAGCGCGGCCGGCCGGTCTGGCTCTACACCGAGACCAAGCACCCCACCTACTTCCGCGGGCTCGGCCTCGGTCTTGAGGAGCGCCTGGTCGCACTGTTGCGCAAGTACGGCCGGGACCGGCGAGGTTCCCCGCAGTTCGTCCAGTCCTTCGAGCCGGGCTCCATCCAGCGCCTCGCCCGGCTCGCCGGCACCCCGGGCATCGTGCTGCTCTCCGATCCGGCGAGCCGGCCCTGGGACTTCGTGCGGTCGGGGGACCCGCGCACGGTCGCCGACCTCCAGACACCGGCGGGCCTGGAGTGGATCGCCTCCTACGCCCAGGGCATCGGCCCCACGCTCGACTCGGTCATCCCGAAGGACCAGGACGGCCGGCTCACCGAGCCGACCACCCTGGTACGGGACGCCCATGCGCAGGGCCTGCTCCTCCACCCGTACACGATGCGCAACGAGAACACCTTCCTGCCCGCGGACTTCCGGCGCGGTACGGACCCGAACGCCTACGGCGACGCCTTCGGCGCGTTCCGGGCGTACTTCGCGACGGGCATCGACGGGGTCTTCTCCGACAACGCGGACACGGCGCTGCTCGCGGCCGCCGACCACCGCGGCCGCTGA
- a CDS encoding methionine ABC transporter ATP-binding protein, with protein sequence MITTTGLTKVYASRGREVTALDGVDLHVREGEVFGVIGQSGAGKSSLIRCVNLLERPTSGTVTVDGTDLTALAGRGSRAGRELRAARSRIGMVFQHFNLLSSRTVQTNVELPLEILGVTGRERARKALELLDLVGLADRAKSYPAQLSGGQKQRVGIARALAGDPKVLLSDEATSALDPETTRSILQLLRDLNRQLGLTVLLITHEMDVVKTVCDSAALMKSGRVVESGTVSELLATPGSELARELFPVGGPLPGTDRTVIDVTFHGESAGRPVISQLSRTYNIDISILGAAMDTVGGNQIGRMRIELPGPFEENVVPIGFLREQGLQIEVAGAEHPALVKEDAK encoded by the coding sequence GTGATCACCACTACCGGCCTGACGAAGGTCTATGCCTCGCGCGGCCGTGAGGTCACCGCCCTGGACGGCGTCGATCTGCACGTCCGCGAGGGCGAGGTATTCGGCGTCATCGGCCAGAGCGGCGCCGGAAAGTCCTCGCTCATCCGCTGCGTCAACCTCCTCGAACGCCCCACATCCGGCACCGTGACCGTCGACGGCACCGACCTCACCGCGCTCGCCGGCCGCGGCAGCCGCGCCGGCCGGGAACTGCGGGCGGCCCGCAGCCGGATCGGCATGGTCTTCCAGCACTTCAACCTGCTGTCCTCGCGAACCGTGCAGACCAACGTCGAACTGCCGCTGGAGATCCTCGGGGTCACCGGCCGCGAGCGCGCCCGCAAGGCGCTCGAACTGCTCGACCTCGTCGGCCTCGCCGACCGCGCGAAGTCCTACCCGGCGCAGCTCTCCGGCGGCCAGAAGCAGCGCGTCGGCATCGCCCGCGCACTGGCCGGCGACCCCAAGGTGCTGCTCTCCGACGAGGCGACCTCCGCACTCGACCCCGAGACCACCCGGTCGATCCTGCAGCTGCTGCGCGACCTCAACCGGCAGCTCGGTCTCACCGTGCTGCTCATCACGCACGAGATGGACGTCGTCAAGACCGTCTGCGACTCGGCCGCGCTGATGAAGAGCGGCCGGGTCGTCGAGTCGGGAACCGTCAGCGAACTCCTGGCGACGCCCGGCTCCGAACTCGCACGCGAGCTGTTTCCGGTGGGCGGCCCGCTGCCGGGCACCGACCGTACGGTCATCGACGTCACCTTCCACGGGGAGAGCGCGGGCCGCCCCGTGATCTCCCAGCTCTCCCGTACGTACAACATCGATATATCGATCCTGGGCGCAGCGATGGACACCGTCGGCGGCAACCAGATCGGCCGGATGCGGATCGAACTGCCAGGCCCCTTCGAGGAGAACGTCGTGCCGATCGGATTCCTCCGCGAACAGGGCCTCCAGATCGAAGTGGCAGGCGCCGAGCACCCCGCACTGGTCAAGGAGGACGCCAAGTGA